Proteins encoded together in one Cellulomonas gilvus ATCC 13127 window:
- a CDS encoding SAF domain-containing protein produces the protein MRGDRFGPEPLTRRRRPWRTEVRAALWRWRFVAVALGVAMAASAVLEVVRPAPPATTPVVVAARDVAAGTTLAAADLRVVRLPTALVAEGASARADDLIGDATAVPVPAGLPIVPGVLATAGIEGPPGTVVAAVRLADPAVAAYLVPGTRIDLIAATPETPGVVVASRALVLPRPAVADDSWDATLTGDEAPPVLVAVTQDEAQELSGAAVSSALSAVVVP, from the coding sequence ATGCGGGGGGACAGGTTCGGGCCGGAGCCGCTGACGCGGCGCCGGCGGCCGTGGCGCACCGAGGTGCGCGCCGCGCTCTGGCGGTGGCGGTTCGTCGCGGTCGCGCTGGGCGTGGCGATGGCGGCGTCGGCGGTGCTCGAGGTGGTGCGCCCCGCGCCGCCGGCGACGACGCCCGTGGTGGTCGCGGCACGCGACGTCGCCGCGGGCACGACGCTCGCGGCCGCGGACCTGCGGGTCGTCCGGCTCCCCACCGCGCTGGTGGCGGAGGGCGCGAGCGCACGCGCCGACGACCTGATCGGCGACGCGACCGCGGTGCCGGTCCCGGCGGGCCTGCCCATCGTGCCGGGCGTGCTGGCCACGGCCGGGATCGAAGGGCCGCCCGGCACGGTGGTCGCGGCGGTGCGGCTCGCGGACCCGGCGGTCGCCGCCTACCTGGTGCCCGGCACGAGGATCGACCTCATCGCGGCGACACCCGAGACCCCGGGTGTCGTCGTCGCGAGTCGCGCGCTGGTGCTGCCCCGGCCCGCGGTGGCCGACGACTCGTGGGACGCGACGCTCACGGGCGACGAGGCTCCGCCGGTGCTGGTCGCGGTCACGCAGGACGAGGCGCAAGAGCTGTCCGGTGCGGCCGTTTCGTCCGCCCTGTCGGCAGTCGTCGTGCCATGA